One Cedecea neteri DNA segment encodes these proteins:
- the fimW gene encoding fimbria biosynthesis transcriptional regulator FimW translates to MLTVAICERNSHFANGIKIIIQQLCHQFSETYHFLPLAHQDVADLVFFALDDNWSTANCYKIPQTTRHQRVILICKKQDQENLMFRPCLYMLPSIYREDEVEDVRLKLAPWIDPERRKKNTLPVPTSICHYCTTRHFNMQERELLKLMACGYSLIDAAFIMHIDENAARDKRLSIMKKLNIKSQYKLMNYIKLNLPFLLD, encoded by the coding sequence ATGCTCACCGTTGCTATCTGTGAAAGAAATAGCCATTTTGCCAATGGCATTAAAATTATTATCCAGCAGCTCTGTCATCAGTTTAGCGAGACTTATCATTTCCTACCGTTGGCGCACCAGGATGTCGCGGATCTGGTTTTTTTCGCACTCGATGACAACTGGTCAACGGCCAACTGCTACAAAATACCGCAGACGACGCGCCATCAGAGGGTGATCCTCATCTGCAAAAAGCAGGATCAGGAGAACCTGATGTTTCGCCCCTGCCTGTATATGCTGCCGTCTATTTACCGTGAGGATGAGGTCGAAGATGTCAGGCTCAAGCTGGCCCCCTGGATAGATCCCGAACGGCGTAAAAAAAACACGCTGCCGGTGCCTACATCTATTTGCCACTACTGCACAACGCGGCATTTCAACATGCAGGAGCGCGAGCTGTTGAAGCTAATGGCCTGTGGTTACTCGCTGATTGATGCGGCTTTTATTATGCATATCGATGAAAATGCAGCGCGAGATAAACGACTGTCGATTATGAAAAAACTTAATATCAAGAGCCAATATAAACTCATGAATTATATCAAGCTCAATTTG
- the tsr gene encoding methyl-accepting chemotaxis protein has product MLNRIKIVTSLLVVLGLFGILQIASGGLFFNALKQDKENFTVLQTIRQQQSTLNGSWVALLQTRNTLNRAGIRYMMDANKIGSGATVEELMAIASTSLKQAEVEWAAYEALPRDPRQSDTAAQEIKRNYDIYHGALAELIQLLGAGKINEFFDQPTQGYQDGFEKQYVNYLQQNDHLYQEAVDSSNSSYSMAIWILIGVLIVVLVVILVVWQGIRTTLISPLNRLIESIRHIASGDLVRKIDVEGTNEMGQLAENLRHMQNELVITVGEVRNGANAIYSGASEISIGNNDLSSRTEQQAASLEETAASMEQLTATVKQNAENARQASQLALSASETAQRGGKVVDNVVHTMSEIAGSSQKIADIISVIDGIAFQTNILALNAAVEAARAGEQGRGFAVVAGEVRNLAQRSAQAAKEIKTLIEDSVSKVDTGSTLVESAGETMGEIVNAVTRVTDIMGEIASASDEQSRGIDQVGLAVAEMDRVTQQNAALVEESAAAAAALEEQASRLTQSVSVFRIAQERQAKAQAAAPKVVATTPAPRKAVAAASDDNWETF; this is encoded by the coding sequence ATGTTAAACCGTATCAAAATCGTTACAAGCTTACTGGTCGTCCTGGGGCTGTTTGGCATTTTGCAGATAGCTTCCGGTGGGTTGTTCTTCAACGCGCTGAAGCAGGACAAAGAAAATTTCACCGTTCTACAAACCATTCGTCAGCAGCAGTCAACGCTGAACGGCAGTTGGGTCGCGCTGCTGCAGACCCGTAACACTCTGAACCGCGCCGGTATTCGTTACATGATGGATGCCAATAAAATTGGCAGCGGTGCAACCGTTGAAGAATTGATGGCGATCGCCAGCACTTCGCTGAAACAGGCTGAGGTTGAGTGGGCGGCTTATGAAGCTTTACCGCGCGACCCACGTCAAAGCGACACGGCCGCACAAGAAATTAAGCGCAACTACGATATTTATCACGGCGCGCTGGCGGAGCTGATTCAACTGCTCGGTGCGGGGAAAATTAATGAATTCTTCGATCAGCCAACCCAGGGGTATCAGGACGGCTTTGAGAAGCAATACGTTAACTATCTGCAGCAAAACGATCACCTTTATCAGGAAGCGGTCGACAGCAGCAATAGCTCCTACAGCATGGCGATTTGGATCCTGATTGGCGTCCTGATTGTGGTACTGGTAGTGATCCTTGTGGTCTGGCAGGGGATCCGCACCACGCTTATCTCTCCGCTGAATCGCCTGATCGAAAGCATTCGCCACATCGCCAGCGGCGATCTGGTGCGCAAAATCGACGTGGAAGGCACCAACGAGATGGGCCAGTTGGCCGAGAACCTGCGGCATATGCAAAACGAGCTGGTGATTACCGTGGGCGAGGTCCGCAACGGCGCGAATGCTATTTATAGCGGCGCCAGCGAGATTTCCATCGGCAATAACGACCTCTCTTCTCGTACCGAACAGCAGGCGGCTTCGCTTGAGGAAACGGCTGCGAGCATGGAGCAGCTGACTGCCACGGTGAAACAGAATGCCGAGAACGCCCGCCAGGCTAGCCAGCTGGCGTTGAGTGCGTCTGAAACCGCGCAGCGCGGCGGCAAAGTCGTGGACAATGTGGTGCATACCATGAGTGAAATTGCCGGCAGTTCGCAGAAAATTGCCGACATTATTAGCGTCATTGATGGAATCGCCTTCCAGACCAATATCCTGGCTCTTAACGCCGCCGTTGAAGCTGCCCGTGCGGGCGAGCAGGGCCGTGGTTTTGCCGTGGTAGCCGGAGAAGTCCGTAACCTGGCGCAGCGTAGCGCGCAGGCCGCGAAAGAGATCAAAACCCTGATTGAGGACTCGGTCAGCAAGGTGGATACCGGCTCAACGCTGGTTGAAAGCGCCGGGGAAACCATGGGGGAAATCGTGAATGCGGTGACCCGCGTGACCGATATCATGGGCGAGATTGCCTCTGCTTCTGACGAGCAAAGCCGCGGGATCGATCAGGTTGGATTGGCGGTGGCAGAAATGGATCGTGTGACCCAGCAAAACGCCGCCCTGGTTGAGGAGTCTGCCGCCGCAGCCGCTGCGCTGGAAGAGCAGGCTAGCCGGTTGACGCAGTCCGTTTCCGTGTTCCGTATCGCTCAGGAGCGCCAGGCCAAAGCCCAGGCCGCTGCGCCAAAGGTTGTCGCGACGACGCCTGCACCGCGTAAAGCCGTAGCCGCAGCGTCTGACGACAATTGGGAAACCTTCTGA